GCAGCAgagatcgatccatccatccatccgtcGTCTGCTAGCTCCAGCCTCCAGACAAATTAAGAGCATACTGCATACAAGATACAACAGCAATTCTCGTGCACGCGCTTGCTCTGCCGACTTCGCGCGCGTGCATGTCTGGGCCGAGATAAACTTTGCACCTTTCAGTTTGATACTGTATAACCTTAGAAATGatcgcaaaagaaaaagatactCCTTTTCATCCATATTATTATTTGTCGCGGATTTACTTCAAAGTTGTACCAAATCAACCCAAGTAATATGTGTCAGACGGATTATAACCTTATTTGTAATATTCAATTTCTAATCGATCAGCTATTCTCACCCTCCTCATACGTAATTAAGTGGTTGTCAGTATCCCTAAAAAAAGTGTTTCTCAGTACGTACGGTAATTTTAGGTGACAAATTTCAGCAACCAACAAGAACTAGTCTGAGAGTACGTTTATGATTAAAGAaacacacatgcatatattaCACTTGCATGGATCGAAAAGTTAAGACCCAAAAATCAGTTTAATCTCTCTCTCGATCTGTTTCATTTGCTATATGCCACACGCTTACATCAGTTGTATGCAGAAAATTTTCTGCAAGGAAACATCGGCCGGTATGCACACATAATCTTCTTAACCTTTCACTTCACTGCTATCAATCTAATTAAATCAGCTGCGCTCGGTCGACTAATTAAAGCAGGCAGTGAGTATGGACATATGCAGTTGTTGACAAAATTACTTGTCGATCTGTATAAGCACACGCACGTGCCTGCAAATCCCACTGGCCAAACTCATTCCTGCCTACTACGTACGTAATTACTGTAAATTAATCAACTACCCGACGACCTCCTCCCGCGAGCCGCCGGAGAATTAGcccgcctgcagctgggcgagaagaagaaggacgcAGGGGACGATCTCGCTGTGCTGAGCGCCCGGTACCCGGATCTCGCCCGCTGCAGCCCCCCGGCGCCGCACACCGGCGACTTGAGCGAAAGGCCGTCGATCTCGCCGTCGTCAATCTCGGCGTCGTGGTCCATGTGCCAGAGCACGTCGAGGAAGTCCTCGACGGCGCAGGAAGGCAGCGCGAGCGGGCCGTGGGCCGAGTATCCGTACTCGCTCtcggcgtcgtcgaggaggcggcggaacCGCGGGTGGCTGGCCCGGTCGGCGCGCACCACGAACCGCTCCCGCTCCGGCCCCACGTACACCGAGAAGCACCCCGCCggggccaccgccgccattgaagccctgccgccgccgcccagcccgGTCCTGCAGCGCTCCAGCGTCCGCGACACCAGGCTCTGCTTCTGCttgttctccttctccttcctcgccgcccccttgttgttgttgttgttgcccgccgcagccgccgccatggccaagagctcgatcgatctcgaCACGCACCGGCCCGGATTGCGGTGGATGGAGCTCGCTAGCTAGTGCATGGATGcgtgcatatatatgtatatgggTAGCTGAAAACGGCGGGAGTACTGGCGTGGCGTGCAGTGTGACACAGCTTGGAGCTAGCTAGAGGAAGAAGCCAGCCACATTAGTAGACCTGATCATGCATGCGGGGGCATATATTGACTCTCTTGCTGGCCGGACGGAGCATGTAGGATACAGGCCGGCCATATGTGGTGCAGCTAGCTACTGATCGATCAGCTTAGGACAGGGGAGATGAATAGATGATACAGACCAAGCAAGGAGGAAGACAATGAGGACTGTGCACTTGGTTTAAACAAGCTTAATTATTTGAGTTTGCTTGGTTGCCGTGGGCTAAATTATACTCAGTGAGTAACTGAGCACAACACTGCAAAAATGTGTGGCAGAGTATATATAAGAAGAGAAATGAGACGGTCCTTGCCTAGCTCCTCCATGTGCATATATATTGAGGGAGAAGATTCTTCTGCACAACTTGCATATATGGAAAAAGCTAGCTACTTGGGAAAGGTACATATACATGCTGTGGTTGAGGATTTCGGAGGAGATCAATTGGACAATAATTTGCTTAGTGCGTGCTCTCCTTGGTCAACGCCTTCCCAGTGTATGCGTCTGCGGGCATGCATGGCTGGCTAGCTACAAATGTATACCTCCAgcaaaaattaaataaaatcGACAGCTTAATTTCGATGCGCGCGTTGATTATTATTATCAAAGCTTTTAGTCTGGTTTGAATCTTAAATTTGCCCCGCTGGAAACTGTTTTCACGATAGCGCTGCGACAGTCAGAGACTGTGTTCGACATCAGATCGAAATAGCCCCATTCTACATTTTAGTCTTCTTTCATTTTTAGAATTAATCCCCACATTTTGAAGTAGCTTTTCCAGCATGTTcctcttttttcttaatttcctGGGGGTTTTACGGACTTTTCATATTTTCCTTAGTTTCTTAACATGTTTCCCatgatttttcttcaaattatcttagttctttaaaaaaaaatagaatctcttttctattttttctacTAATACTTTGCACATTTTTACATCGTCATCATCAAGACTGATTTCAGTGGATCAAATGACTAAATATAGATGGTTTTAACAGTTGAGGGTCCAAAATTACCGTGTGCAGAGTTTTAAGAGAACACTCTTTAATTTTTACAATAACCTTAAATAACACGATTTTACACGTTCATCTTAGGCTCGGTCGGATATACAACGTGGAGGCAGTTTAGCGGATACTCCTTTCAGGATAATCTTGTAAATTAAAGGTACTGTACTTCCTAGTAAGAAAGAGGTTGGCAGTTCAGACATATTGTATTACATCAGACAATGATACTGATGCTAATCAATACTAGTAGATTGATTATTAGGTCCTGGAAGCTGTTCTTTTAAGAGGGCTACTTATTTCATTGGTAGAAGGAGAGCCAGTACAACCGGGACACAACAAACAGAGAAAACAGAAGGTCAAAACTGGGGCAGCCATTTTCTTTGGATACAATCCAAAAGACGACACAAAGAACCAAAACTGGCGTTTGGATGCCGCTTAATTTACAGACAAAGAGACGACCATATCCGGACTTTATATGTAGCAACTGGCTAGATTCAATTCACcagctctgttttttttcttccgaaTGATCGAGATATGTAGATGCTTTACTGGTGTAGGGGATGTCTCATGATCAAATCAGTGTCACTTCTGTTGAATTAATAATGAGTTATCAATCCAGCAATCAATTGACATATTCAGTATCTGTCATTTCTGTTGAATTGATCatacaatatatatatatatatgccagtcctattGAACCGATCAATTAAACCGGTAATCATTTTTGTTTATTGAATATATATCATTTCTGTTGAAATGAATCATTAACCAATTTGTGTATTATTTTAAGGCGAAGTCCAGCAACCAGCAAGTTGACATGTTCTTATAGTACTTGCGACTAGCTAGTAGGAGTAGCCTTCATCTCAACATCAAGGAAAAAGTAGTGGCGAAACATAGATCAAAGCTAACGTGCATGTTACTAACACACACACATTGGAGTATACTACTCTATTTGTTGACCTGAACAACTCAGCTCCTTTTCTGATCTCATCAAT
The Brachypodium distachyon strain Bd21 chromosome 2, Brachypodium_distachyon_v3.0, whole genome shotgun sequence genome window above contains:
- the LOC100825908 gene encoding uncharacterized protein LOC100825908; translated protein: MAAAAAGNNNNNKGAARKEKENKQKQSLVSRTLERCRTGLGGGGRASMAAVAPAGCFSVYVGPERERFVVRADRASHPRFRRLLDDAESEYGYSAHGPLALPSCAVEDFLDVLWHMDHDAEIDDGEIDGLSLKSPVCGAGGLQRARSGYRALSTARSSPASFFFSPSCRRANSPAARGRRSSGS